The proteins below come from a single Nostoc sp. KVJ3 genomic window:
- the modB gene encoding molybdate ABC transporter permease subunit, protein MPLDLSPLWISLKTSLLATFITFFLGIAAAYWMLGYRGKGKSLIEGIFIAPLILPPTVVGFLLLLLFGKNGPVGKLMEAFDFTIVFTWYGAAIAATVVSFPLMYKTALGAFEQIDGNLLRVARTLGANETTIFWRISFPLALPGIVAATMLAFARALGEFGATLMLAGNIPGVTQTIPMAIYFAVEAGAMNEAWFWAIAIMVISLSGIIGVNFWQELREKKRAGGREQGAGGREQGAGGREQGAGGREQGAGGETFYPRHSASESRGLFINIEKILPSFHLKVAFTTDEQPLGLLGGSGAGKSMILRCLAGIETPSCGRIVLNGRVLFDSEKGINLPSRDRRIGFLVQNYALFPHLSVAENIAFGLPKGLSAGSIRVQVEEQLLAMQLQGLGDRYPHQLSGGQQQRVALARALASQPEALLLDEPFSALDTHLRSQLEEQMTETLADYQGVTLFVTHNMEEAYRICPNLLVLEQGRAVHYGSKYDIFQHPTTVSVAQLTGCKNFSRAVLQSSQQVEATDWGCSLQVIEPVKSELSHVGIRAHQFIFTNDSSQENTFPCWVVRTSETPHRMTLFLKLYSAGKNSQDYHLQAEVFKEKWATMKDQPFPWYVRLDPLRLILME, encoded by the coding sequence ATGCCATTGGATTTATCACCTCTTTGGATATCACTCAAAACTTCATTACTTGCTACATTTATCACCTTCTTTTTGGGTATTGCTGCTGCCTACTGGATGCTGGGATATCGTGGTAAAGGTAAATCGTTGATTGAGGGTATCTTTATTGCGCCACTGATTTTACCGCCCACGGTTGTCGGCTTCTTGCTACTACTATTGTTTGGCAAAAATGGCCCTGTAGGGAAACTCATGGAGGCTTTTGACTTCACCATCGTCTTTACTTGGTATGGTGCAGCGATCGCAGCTACCGTAGTTTCTTTCCCATTAATGTATAAAACTGCACTGGGAGCCTTTGAACAAATAGATGGCAACTTGCTGCGAGTAGCTAGAACCCTTGGCGCAAATGAAACTACAATCTTTTGGCGCATCAGTTTCCCCCTAGCACTACCCGGCATTGTAGCCGCCACAATGCTAGCTTTTGCCCGCGCTTTAGGAGAATTTGGTGCGACTTTGATGCTGGCTGGTAACATTCCAGGAGTTACGCAGACAATCCCAATGGCGATTTACTTTGCTGTGGAAGCGGGAGCAATGAACGAAGCGTGGTTTTGGGCGATCGCAATTATGGTGATTTCTCTCTCTGGAATAATTGGGGTTAACTTCTGGCAAGAATTGAGGGAGAAAAAGAGAGCAGGGGGCAGGGAGCAGGGGGCAGGGGGCAGGGAACAGGGAGCAGGGGGCAGGGAGCAGGGGGCAGGGGGCAGGGAACAGGGGGCAGGGGGAGAAACTTTTTATCCGCGGCACTCTGCTTCTGAGTCGCGTGGGTTGTTTATCAATATTGAAAAAATACTTCCTAGTTTTCATTTAAAAGTTGCTTTTACCACTGATGAGCAACCCTTGGGATTGTTAGGGGGTTCTGGTGCAGGTAAGAGCATGATTTTGCGCTGCCTTGCGGGGATAGAAACTCCTTCTTGTGGACGCATAGTTTTAAATGGCAGAGTCTTGTTTGACTCAGAAAAAGGAATTAATCTACCTAGCCGCGATCGCCGCATCGGTTTTTTAGTGCAGAATTACGCCCTATTTCCACATTTGAGTGTGGCGGAAAATATCGCTTTTGGCTTACCCAAAGGACTATCTGCTGGAAGTATTCGGGTGCAGGTAGAAGAACAATTATTAGCGATGCAGTTGCAGGGATTAGGCGATCGCTATCCGCACCAACTTTCTGGGGGACAACAACAACGGGTAGCCTTAGCGAGAGCATTAGCGAGTCAACCGGAAGCATTGCTTTTAGATGAGCCGTTTTCGGCACTCGACACCCATCTACGTAGTCAATTAGAGGAGCAAATGACAGAAACTTTAGCTGATTACCAAGGTGTGACTTTGTTTGTCACCCATAATATGGAAGAAGCTTATCGGATTTGTCCAAATTTATTGGTATTAGAGCAAGGTAGAGCCGTTCATTATGGCTCCAAATACGATATTTTCCAGCATCCTACTACTGTGAGTGTCGCCCAACTTACCGGATGTAAAAACTTCTCCCGTGCTGTTCTCCAGTCATCGCAACAGGTGGAAGCGACTGATTGGGGTTGTAGCCTCCAAGTAATTGAACCAGTCAAGAGCGAATTATCCCATGTCGGCATTCGTGCCCATCAGTTCATTTTTACCAACGACTCATCACAAGAAAATACCTTTCCCTGCTGGGTAGTACGAACAAGTGAAACGCCCCATCGAATGACGTTGTTTCTCAAATTATATTCGGCTGGTAAGAATTCTCAAGATTACCATCTGCAAGCTGAAGTCTTTAAAGAAAAATGGGCGACGATGAAAGACCAACCCTTTCCTTGGTATGTGCGTTTAGATCCTCTGCGCTTGATTTTGATGGAATAA
- a CDS encoding four-helix bundle copper-binding protein, translating to MMMMMTETMTAEMQACMEVCMDCHKICMETMTYCMAKGGMQMDKDMMSMMSMMRDCSEMCMMCMNMMMSGSEFMERTCMLCAEMCDRTAMACEMMSNDMKMMECAAACRKCAESCRSMQMMHA from the coding sequence ATGATGATGATGATGACTGAAACTATGACTGCCGAAATGCAAGCTTGCATGGAAGTTTGTATGGACTGTCATAAAATTTGCATGGAAACTATGACTTACTGCATGGCCAAAGGTGGTATGCAGATGGACAAGGATATGATGAGCATGATGAGCATGATGCGCGATTGCTCTGAAATGTGCATGATGTGCATGAATATGATGATGAGCGGTTCTGAGTTCATGGAACGCACTTGTATGCTTTGCGCCGAAATGTGCGATCGCACTGCAATGGCGTGTGAGATGATGAGCAATGACATGAAAATGATGGAATGTGCTGCTGCTTGCCGCAAATGTGCAGAGTCTTGCAGAAGTATGCAGATGATGCACGCTTAA
- a CDS encoding pyridoxal phosphate-dependent aminotransferase gives MGVREIRRKKISAKADQFTESVIREMTRVALQHGAVNLAQGFPDFPCPLELKQAANDAIEADVNQYAITWGDRPFRHAIANKVRWYLGLDIDPETQITVTCGSTEAMASVMLATVDPGDEVIVFEPYYENYGPDAILAGATPRYVTLHPPHWTFDEAQLRQAFNANTKAIIINTPHNPTGKVFTREELTLIAELCQKWDVLAFTDEIYEHILYDGTQHIALATLPGMEERTITINGLSKTYSVTGWRVGYILANPELTGAIRKVHDFLTVGAPAPLQRAGVAAMQLPPAYYEELGKLYHQKRDSILQILDRVGIPYFLPKGAYYVLADISKFGYKTDIEFTYQLIKNIGVAVVPGSSFFSQPEKGHSLIRFCFSKTPETLKTANDRLLKLQSNLQSTS, from the coding sequence ATGGGAGTGCGTGAGATTAGGCGTAAGAAAATATCAGCGAAGGCAGACCAGTTTACAGAGTCGGTGATTCGGGAAATGACGCGGGTGGCATTGCAACATGGTGCAGTGAATTTGGCTCAGGGGTTCCCTGATTTTCCTTGTCCCTTAGAGTTGAAACAGGCAGCAAATGATGCAATAGAGGCAGATGTCAACCAGTATGCCATTACTTGGGGCGATCGCCCATTTCGTCATGCGATCGCTAATAAAGTTCGTTGGTATCTTGGCTTAGATATCGATCCCGAAACGCAAATCACTGTCACCTGCGGTTCTACAGAAGCAATGGCATCTGTTATGCTGGCGACAGTCGATCCTGGAGATGAAGTAATTGTATTTGAGCCATATTACGAAAACTACGGGCCCGATGCGATTTTAGCTGGTGCTACACCCCGATATGTGACACTGCATCCCCCCCATTGGACATTTGATGAAGCACAGTTACGTCAAGCTTTCAATGCCAATACCAAAGCCATTATTATCAACACACCCCACAACCCCACCGGCAAAGTTTTCACCCGTGAAGAACTCACTCTAATTGCTGAACTTTGTCAAAAGTGGGATGTGTTAGCGTTCACAGATGAAATCTACGAACATATTCTCTATGATGGCACTCAACATATTGCCCTAGCGACTCTTCCCGGTATGGAAGAACGCACCATTACAATTAACGGCTTATCCAAAACTTACAGTGTCACCGGATGGCGAGTCGGCTACATTTTAGCAAACCCTGAATTAACGGGAGCCATTCGCAAAGTCCATGATTTTCTCACTGTTGGCGCACCAGCACCATTGCAACGAGCCGGAGTTGCCGCTATGCAACTGCCACCAGCTTATTATGAAGAACTAGGCAAACTTTATCATCAAAAGCGAGATAGCATTTTGCAAATTCTCGATCGAGTTGGCATTCCCTATTTCCTTCCCAAAGGAGCCTATTACGTTCTTGCAGATATTTCCAAATTTGGTTACAAAACAGATATTGAATTCACTTACCAGCTAATTAAAAATATTGGTGTTGCCGTAGTTCCTGGTTCCAGTTTTTTCAGCCAACCAGAAAAAGGCCATTCATTGATTAGATTCTGCTTCAGCAAAACACCTGAGACATTAAAAACAGCGAACGATCGCTTACTCAAACTCCAATCAAATCTACAATCCACATCTTAA
- a CDS encoding serine/threonine protein kinase, with protein sequence MAITLLNNRYQVIQVIGAGGFGETFLAEDVHMPSRRNCVIKQLKPITNNDPQNYQLIQQRFEREAATLEYLGENSNQIPKLYAYFSENGQFYLVQEWIHGQTLTTIIQTKGFESETTVRQILLSLLPVLDYVHSKGIIHRDIKPDNIILRSVDGQPVLIDFGAVKETIRSVVNSSGYPTRSLVIGTPGYMPSEQAVGRPVYSTDIYSLGLTAIYLLTGKHPQELQTDLKTGEILWQHYAPNVSSQLVAILNQAIKPHAGDRYSTASKMLYALQSASNIPSELTTNASTVSFNPPTRQTQPLYSPQKNSAIARSSTPENWQKPAVIVSSLLIGGLIGAVVIPSIIRQQQPETTIVTNATPSPESLPTPISPESPLSSQTSPIPVVPISPPRRLVVRKSIHSPVISTPKPENEPVILDTPAPVVVSTPQPEPEKIASPTPEAPSAPQKSDRPPSKLAVISSSQSVPAFPTGTSRSAVEATLGKPNQDLKGAWGKTRAVVYKLVPNKIDLGYLFDRNSKVLRQTEVSFAQSVDPQVMEATLNGMLDGQATNEIQQGLKQVQQRQSNSFSFKNGSVKGQIIRQQCDFIYISIWDVDLHDFVNPSTAEQC encoded by the coding sequence ATGGCAATAACCCTTTTAAACAATCGCTATCAAGTTATCCAGGTAATTGGCGCTGGTGGTTTTGGTGAAACTTTTTTGGCAGAAGATGTTCACATGCCTTCTCGCCGTAATTGTGTAATCAAGCAACTCAAACCGATAACTAATAACGATCCGCAAAATTACCAATTGATCCAACAACGATTTGAACGGGAAGCCGCAACTTTAGAGTATTTGGGTGAAAATAGTAACCAAATTCCTAAACTCTACGCCTACTTTTCTGAGAACGGGCAATTTTACCTTGTCCAAGAATGGATTCATGGCCAAACTCTGACCACAATTATCCAAACTAAAGGGTTTGAGAGTGAAACTACTGTTCGGCAAATTCTCTTAAGTCTGCTTCCAGTTTTAGATTATGTTCATAGCAAAGGCATTATTCACCGGGATATCAAGCCAGATAACATTATTCTGCGTTCTGTTGATGGCCAGCCAGTTTTGATTGATTTTGGCGCAGTCAAAGAAACAATCCGTTCAGTGGTGAATTCTTCAGGATATCCGACGCGATCGCTCGTCATTGGTACGCCTGGGTATATGCCTAGCGAACAAGCCGTTGGCCGGCCAGTTTACAGTACTGATATCTACAGCTTAGGTTTAACGGCGATTTATCTGCTGACTGGCAAACACCCGCAAGAATTACAAACCGATCTAAAAACTGGCGAAATACTTTGGCAGCACTACGCTCCTAACGTCTCTTCCCAATTGGTGGCTATACTCAATCAGGCAATTAAGCCTCATGCTGGCGATCGCTACAGTACTGCTAGTAAAATGCTGTACGCCTTGCAGTCTGCTAGTAATATACCTTCTGAGTTGACTACAAATGCCTCTACAGTAAGTTTTAATCCCCCTACTAGACAAACTCAGCCATTATATTCCCCACAAAAAAATTCTGCGATCGCACGGTCTTCTACTCCTGAAAACTGGCAAAAACCTGCTGTGATTGTTAGTAGTTTGCTGATAGGCGGCTTGATTGGTGCAGTAGTAATTCCTAGCATCATTCGTCAGCAACAACCAGAAACAACTATTGTCACAAATGCCACTCCATCACCAGAATCTTTACCCACTCCTATATCTCCTGAATCGCCGCTTTCTTCCCAAACTTCTCCAATCCCTGTTGTACCAATCTCACCACCACGACGATTAGTAGTTCGCAAAAGCATTCATTCCCCAGTTATATCCACACCAAAGCCAGAAAATGAACCTGTAATTTTAGATACTCCAGCACCAGTAGTAGTATCTACACCACAGCCAGAACCAGAGAAAATCGCATCTCCCACACCAGAAGCACCTTCAGCACCCCAGAAGAGCGATCGTCCGCCCAGTAAATTAGCTGTCATTAGCAGTAGCCAAAGTGTTCCTGCGTTTCCGACAGGGACATCAAGAAGTGCCGTAGAAGCGACCCTTGGCAAACCAAATCAAGATTTAAAAGGCGCATGGGGTAAGACGCGGGCTGTTGTTTACAAACTTGTGCCAAACAAAATTGATCTGGGCTATTTATTCGATCGTAATTCTAAAGTCCTGCGTCAAACTGAAGTATCTTTTGCCCAATCAGTAGATCCACAGGTAATGGAGGCTACCTTAAATGGAATGTTAGATGGCCAAGCCACTAACGAAATTCAGCAGGGACTGAAACAGGTACAACAGCGTCAGTCTAATAGTTTTAGTTTTAAGAATGGCTCAGTTAAGGGTCAGATTATCCGTCAACAATGTGATTTTATTTATATCAGTATTTGGGATGTAGACTTGCATGATTTTGTGAATCCATCGACAGCTGAACAGTGTTAG
- a CDS encoding ABC transporter permease encodes MYLPILVLGFYSFNQSPYSATWQGFTFDWYRKLFSDDRILSALQNSMIVAGCAVGVSAVLGTLMAVGLARYQFPGKKLYSGIAYLPLIIPDIAIAVATLVCLAAFAIPLSLWTIVAAHIVFCLAYVGLVVASRLTNLDPHLEEAALDLGATPTQAFIQVLLPQLMPGILAGCLLAFVLSLDDFLISSFTAGSGSNTLPMEIFSRIRTGVKPDINALSVMLISVSAIVAVIAELIRASGENKS; translated from the coding sequence ATGTACCTGCCCATATTGGTACTTGGCTTTTATAGCTTCAATCAGTCACCCTATAGCGCAACTTGGCAAGGCTTCACTTTCGATTGGTATCGCAAGTTATTCAGCGACGATCGCATCTTATCAGCTTTGCAAAACAGTATGATAGTTGCTGGCTGTGCAGTTGGGGTTTCAGCAGTGCTGGGGACTTTGATGGCGGTTGGGTTGGCGCGTTACCAATTTCCAGGTAAGAAATTGTATAGTGGTATTGCTTACTTACCATTAATTATTCCCGATATTGCGATCGCAGTGGCTACCCTAGTTTGTCTCGCCGCCTTTGCCATACCCTTGAGTTTGTGGACAATAGTTGCAGCGCATATCGTGTTTTGTCTCGCTTACGTCGGACTTGTGGTTGCTTCCCGACTTACTAATTTAGACCCCCACTTAGAAGAAGCAGCACTAGATTTAGGCGCTACACCAACCCAAGCCTTCATCCAAGTATTATTACCTCAATTGATGCCTGGTATTTTGGCTGGTTGTCTCTTAGCCTTTGTCCTCAGCTTAGACGACTTTCTCATTTCTAGTTTTACTGCTGGTAGTGGTTCTAACACCCTACCGATGGAAATTTTTAGCCGGATTAGAACAGGAGTCAAGCCTGATATTAACGCTTTAAGCGTCATGTTAATTTCAGTATCTGCGATCGTTGCTGTGATAGCTGAATTGATTCGCGCTTCTGGAGAAAATAAAAGCTGA
- the ribD gene encoding bifunctional diaminohydroxyphosphoribosylaminopyrimidine deaminase/5-amino-6-(5-phosphoribosylamino)uracil reductase RibD yields the protein MDNSPVVAQADASLPNHSQEKIHLVQSAVIKEKIGTDFDSRMMRRCLELARRALGRTSPNPLVGAVIVKDGEIVGEGFHPRAGEPHAEVFALQAASTRARGATIYVSLEPCNHYGRTPPCSEGLIKAGVAKVVVGMVDPNPLVAGGGIARLRAAGIEVLVGVEESACYQLNEAFVHRILYKRPLGILKYAMTLDGKIATTSGHSAWVTSEESRNEVHQLRAACDAIIVGGNTVRQDNPYLTSHNLEAHNPLRVVMSRHLNLPESAHLWKTADAPTLVLTEKGANPNFQELLLKQGVEVVELTSLTPDKAMAYLYERGFCSVLWECGGTLAASAIAQGAVQKVLAFIAPKIIGGSIAPTPVGDLGFTTMTQALSLERVRWRVVGSDCLVEGYFPQKTNSQ from the coding sequence ATGGATAATTCCCCAGTGGTCGCTCAAGCAGATGCATCCTTACCAAATCACAGTCAGGAAAAAATACATCTAGTGCAGTCAGCAGTTATAAAGGAAAAGATCGGAACTGATTTTGACTCTCGCATGATGCGGCGATGTTTGGAACTTGCTCGCCGCGCTTTAGGACGGACTTCGCCAAATCCTTTAGTGGGAGCAGTCATTGTCAAGGATGGCGAGATTGTCGGCGAAGGGTTTCATCCTCGTGCAGGTGAGCCTCATGCAGAAGTGTTTGCTTTGCAAGCAGCAAGCACTCGCGCTCGTGGTGCAACAATCTATGTGTCACTTGAACCTTGTAATCACTACGGACGGACTCCCCCTTGTTCGGAAGGATTGATCAAAGCTGGAGTAGCAAAAGTGGTAGTAGGTATGGTTGATCCCAATCCACTGGTCGCTGGAGGTGGTATTGCTCGTTTACGTGCGGCGGGGATCGAAGTTTTGGTAGGAGTAGAAGAATCAGCTTGTTATCAGCTAAATGAAGCTTTTGTCCATCGCATTCTCTACAAGCGACCCTTGGGAATTTTAAAATATGCCATGACTTTAGATGGCAAAATTGCTACTACCTCTGGTCATAGCGCCTGGGTGACAAGCGAAGAATCCCGCAATGAAGTACATCAACTGCGGGCGGCTTGCGATGCCATAATTGTCGGTGGTAATACAGTCAGACAAGATAATCCTTATTTAACCAGCCATAATTTAGAGGCACATAATCCCCTGCGGGTGGTGATGAGTCGCCATCTTAACTTACCGGAAAGTGCCCATCTGTGGAAAACTGCTGATGCTCCGACTTTGGTGTTGACAGAGAAGGGTGCTAACCCCAATTTCCAAGAACTGTTGCTCAAACAGGGCGTGGAGGTGGTGGAATTAACATCACTTACACCAGATAAGGCAATGGCCTACTTATATGAGCGGGGTTTTTGTAGCGTGTTGTGGGAATGTGGCGGTACCTTAGCTGCAAGTGCGATCGCTCAAGGAGCAGTGCAAAAGGTTCTAGCATTTATCGCCCCAAAAATCATTGGTGGTAGCATTGCTCCCACACCTGTGGGCGATTTAGGTTTCACTACCATGACTCAGGCTTTGTCTCTAGAACGTGTTCGTTGGCGTGTAGTAGGATCTGACTGCTTAGTGGAAGGTTATTTTCCCCAAAAAACAAATAGTCAATAG
- a CDS encoding MBL fold metallo-hydrolase: protein MKSLHRPDLYSWSNFNPARNIDFNGIAWIRPDGNILIDPVALSNHDWNHLKSLGGVVWIVLTNSEHVRASKEIADQTYAKIAGPVAEKDTFPIPCDRWLSDGEEFVPGLKVIELQGSKTPGELALLLEETTLITGDLVRARKAGSLTILPDDKLLNREEAIASVRKLAELSRVEAVLVGDGWPVFRDGRDRLHELVATL, encoded by the coding sequence ATGAAATCTTTGCACCGTCCCGATCTCTATAGCTGGTCTAATTTCAATCCGGCAAGAAATATTGATTTCAATGGGATTGCCTGGATTCGCCCAGATGGAAACATCTTGATTGACCCAGTAGCCCTATCAAACCATGATTGGAATCATCTGAAATCCCTCGGTGGTGTAGTTTGGATTGTGCTGACGAATTCTGAGCATGTTAGGGCAAGTAAAGAAATTGCCGATCAAACTTATGCTAAGATAGCTGGCCCTGTGGCAGAAAAAGATACTTTTCCTATACCTTGCGATCGCTGGTTATCCGATGGTGAAGAATTCGTACCTGGGTTAAAAGTAATTGAACTCCAAGGCTCGAAAACTCCCGGTGAATTGGCTCTGTTACTGGAGGAAACGACTTTGATTACAGGAGATTTAGTCAGGGCACGCAAAGCAGGTAGTTTAACTATATTGCCAGATGACAAGCTGCTAAATCGAGAGGAGGCTATTGCTTCTGTTCGTAAGTTAGCAGAACTGAGTCGGGTAGAAGCAGTGCTGGTGGGGGATGGTTGGCCCGTTTTTCGTGATGGACGCGATCGCTTACACGAACTTGTGGCGACGCTGTAA
- a CDS encoding bifunctional serine/threonine-protein kinase/formylglycine-generating enzyme family protein: MQICQNPNCSNPFNSDSNKFCVSCGQSNFGKLLRNRYRVLRLLGEGGFSRTYATEDVDRLNAPCVIKQFFPQFQGTGQRTKAAEFFKEEAFRLYELGENHTQIPRLLAYFEQGTSLYLVQEFIQGKTLLQEVQQQIYGEKQIWELLADLLPVLEFIHAHNVIHRDIKPENIIRRASDEKPVLIDFGGAKQVTQTSLGRQATVIYTLGYAPTEQMAGFACHGSDLYALGVTCVRLLTQCLPLQDASGQVNDPIYDAMNAKWLWRERLQEKGITISEDLGRILEKLLKHLPSERYQTAVEVINDLKFTTSNIEPIALKITSISQPILPPLPQKVIVPLPPLETFEFDVVTVDTGGREVNRMSGNANFFAEELGKSVTLEMVSIPSGTYMMGSPEFEGDADERPRHKVTVEPFFMGKFPVTQAQWRVVAALPKVKQALNPNPSKFKGLDRPVENVSWYEAVEFCLRLSEKTGRDYRLPSEAEWEYACRAGTTTSFHFGETITSELVSCTIEPKSKFRKETTNVGSFEVANAFGLYDMHGLVWEWCADSWHNNYSDAPSDGTAWETGGDINRRVLRGGSWSFNAELCRSASRSWNESDGGLRVCGFRVVFSVEEII; this comes from the coding sequence ATGCAAATCTGCCAAAATCCCAATTGCTCAAATCCATTCAACTCTGATAGCAATAAATTTTGCGTGAGTTGCGGACAAAGTAACTTTGGCAAACTTCTAAGAAACCGTTACCGTGTATTAAGACTCTTAGGTGAAGGTGGATTTAGTAGAACCTATGCTACAGAAGATGTAGACAGACTAAACGCGCCTTGCGTCATCAAGCAATTTTTCCCACAATTTCAGGGAACCGGACAACGCACCAAAGCCGCCGAATTTTTTAAAGAAGAGGCTTTTCGGTTGTATGAACTGGGAGAAAATCATACCCAAATTCCCAGATTACTAGCTTATTTTGAACAAGGGACTAGTTTGTATCTTGTCCAAGAATTCATTCAAGGAAAAACTCTTTTACAAGAAGTTCAACAACAAATTTATGGTGAAAAACAAATTTGGGAACTTTTAGCTGATTTATTGCCAGTTCTGGAATTCATTCATGCCCATAACGTCATTCATCGGGATATTAAACCAGAAAATATTATCCGCCGTGCTAGTGATGAAAAACCCGTATTAATTGACTTTGGCGGTGCTAAACAGGTAACACAAACCAGTTTAGGAAGACAAGCTACAGTAATTTATACCCTTGGTTATGCCCCAACTGAACAAATGGCTGGATTTGCTTGTCACGGCAGCGATTTGTATGCTTTGGGTGTAACTTGCGTGCGTCTTTTAACTCAATGTTTGCCTTTGCAGGATGCTTCTGGACAAGTTAATGACCCTATTTATGATGCCATGAATGCTAAGTGGTTGTGGCGCGAACGATTACAAGAAAAAGGTATTACTATCAGCGAAGACTTAGGGAGAATTTTAGAGAAACTACTAAAACATCTACCCAGTGAAAGATATCAAACAGCAGTAGAAGTTATCAACGATTTGAAGTTTACAACATCGAATATTGAACCTATTGCCCTTAAAATTACTTCCATATCTCAACCCATATTACCGCCACTACCACAAAAAGTAATAGTACCATTACCCCCGTTAGAAACCTTTGAATTTGATGTGGTGACAGTAGATACAGGTGGTAGAGAAGTAAACCGCATGAGTGGTAATGCCAATTTCTTTGCCGAAGAATTGGGTAAATCTGTCACATTAGAAATGGTATCAATTCCTAGTGGTACTTACATGATGGGTTCACCAGAGTTTGAGGGAGATGCTGACGAACGTCCTCGACATAAAGTTACCGTCGAACCATTTTTTATGGGGAAATTTCCTGTAACTCAAGCACAGTGGAGAGTAGTAGCAGCTTTACCCAAAGTCAAACAAGCTTTAAATCCCAATCCATCAAAATTCAAAGGTTTAGATAGACCTGTGGAAAATGTATCTTGGTATGAGGCTGTAGAATTCTGTCTCAGACTATCAGAAAAAACTGGACGCGACTATCGTTTACCAAGCGAAGCTGAATGGGAATATGCTTGTCGGGCTGGAACTACAACATCCTTCCACTTTGGCGAAACCATAACCTCTGAGTTAGTTAGTTGCACTATCGAACCAAAAAGCAAATTCCGTAAAGAAACAACAAACGTCGGTAGTTTTGAAGTCGCCAACGCCTTTGGATTGTATGATATGCACGGGCTGGTTTGGGAATGGTGCGCTGATTCGTGGCACAACAATTATAGCGATGCACCCTCAGATGGAACAGCCTGGGAAACTGGCGGTGATATTAATCGCCGAGTGCTACGCGGTGGTTCTTGGAGTTTCAACGCCGAACTGTGTCGCAGCGCCAGCCGTAGCTGGAATGAGTCAGACGGTGGACTAAGAGTTTGTGGCTTTAGAGTAGTATTTTCTGTAGAGGAGATTATTTAG
- a CDS encoding glycosyltransferase family 4 protein, protein MRIAQLAPLWERVPPPAYGGIELVVGLLTDELVRRGHEVTLFASGDSISLAKLTSVHPHALRLDRTIKDYGIYEMLNLASVYERAEEFDIIHSHIGHGALAYANLVKTPTVHTLHGIFTPDNEKMFSFGKKQPYVSISDSQREPRLGLNYLATVYNGIDVSSYNFHAQPEDPPYLAFLGRMSPEKGAHLAIGIAKKAGWCLKMAGKVDVVDVEYFEREIKPQIDGEQIQYLGEANHIQKNALMGGAVATLFPITWREPFGLVMVESMASGTPVIAMNLGSTEEIISHGKTGFLCNNIQECISAINRVIELDRYTCRQYVENSFSVKQMTDGYEAVYQKIIAERFSQNGHLRSLIGLSSDRI, encoded by the coding sequence ATGAGAATTGCTCAATTAGCTCCATTATGGGAAAGAGTTCCACCTCCAGCTTATGGTGGTATAGAGTTGGTAGTAGGGTTACTGACTGATGAGTTAGTCCGACGTGGACACGAAGTAACTTTATTTGCATCGGGAGATTCTATCAGTCTGGCAAAACTAACGTCAGTTCATCCCCATGCCCTCAGACTCGATCGCACTATCAAAGATTACGGCATTTACGAAATGCTGAATCTAGCTTCGGTGTACGAACGCGCAGAAGAGTTTGATATTATTCACTCTCATATCGGGCATGGGGCACTGGCTTACGCAAATCTCGTCAAAACCCCTACGGTTCATACGTTGCACGGTATTTTCACGCCTGACAACGAAAAGATGTTTAGTTTTGGGAAAAAACAACCCTACGTCAGTATTTCTGATTCACAACGAGAACCAAGGTTAGGGTTGAACTATTTAGCAACGGTCTATAACGGAATTGATGTCAGCAGTTATAATTTTCACGCCCAACCAGAAGATCCGCCTTATCTAGCGTTTTTGGGTCGGATGTCTCCTGAAAAGGGAGCGCATTTAGCAATAGGAATTGCTAAAAAAGCTGGTTGGTGTTTGAAAATGGCAGGTAAGGTGGATGTCGTTGATGTGGAATACTTTGAGAGGGAAATCAAGCCACAAATTGACGGGGAGCAAATTCAGTATTTGGGTGAAGCCAACCATATTCAAAAAAATGCTCTTATGGGAGGTGCAGTTGCAACTCTGTTTCCCATTACTTGGCGGGAACCCTTTGGATTAGTAATGGTAGAGTCAATGGCTTCGGGTACGCCAGTGATTGCGATGAACTTGGGATCTACTGAGGAGATAATTTCCCACGGTAAAACAGGTTTCCTCTGCAATAATATTCAAGAGTGCATTAGTGCGATCAATCGGGTAATAGAGTTAGATCGCTATACCTGCCGCCAATATGTCGAAAACAGTTTCAGCGTTAAGCAAATGACCGATGGCTATGAGGCAGTTTATCAAAAAATAATCGCAGAACGATTTTCTCAGAATGGGCATTTACGCAGTTTGATTGGTTTAAGTAGCGATCGCATTTAA